ACTTCTTTCCAATTTGTTGATAGCACTGTCCCATTAGACTCCACCTACAGTGCACACCACCACAAAATCAGAAGGCACACAGCAGATGAACCATTATACCCACGCTCGAGATCATGTCCTTTAGTTTTTTGTCCATTATATTTCAATACCTATCATTCTTATGTGTAGGATTCGCTTATGAAACGTGTAAATCATGAATAATGATTGAACTTGTATTGCATTGTAATGGGTAGAAAAGTAATGGAGGGAGTTTAACCCTATAGTCACCGCACACTATCAATTTCTTTATCCAATGCCTGGAGTTTAGCATATTGCAGAGAAGAATGAAGATAATCTCTTGGATTAAAATATCTTACAAAAGATTTTTGCATGGCCCTTCTTGTGTCTTCATCCGCATCCTTATAAATGTCCCGGAAAAATTTGTTCAAAGCCGCATCACCATCTAGCTTTTCATCTTTCTCCTGCAAAGCAGCCACAAAGAGACATGTTAATCATGATTATATCCCACAACTTCCACGGGGTAAGTTGTCCCTCCCAAAAacacaaggaaaaaaaaaaagcttgttGCTCGACGTACCTCCTTCTTTACTTGAGCTTCAATTTTATCCCAATCTACCCTTTGTGGTTTGGAGGATGGGTATGATGGTCGTTGACTTGCAGAAACTACAAAAGCAAGAAATAGTTTATGACCAAAAGCACATAAAACAATCTGGTACTTGCCAAATAATTCAATAGGAGAAATTTTCAAGCTTCATGTAGCAGAATTATTAGACAGCTAATTAGCACGGGCATTCAAAGATGAAACCAACCAAACAAAACTAGAGAAGAACCTCAGTTATAAAAGCGTCCACGTAGAAAAACCCAATAACTTATGGGTATAGATATGCAGGCAAAAAATACCACTGcacattttacacttcaagatCCCCATATTGCAGAACAGCAAATAGCTATGGAAATGTTTGAAaccaaatgaaaatgaaatttatttaatgcaAGTAAGATacagaaaattttatttgcaaCTAACATAATTCAAGTGGAccttataaaatttcataaaaatcaaatattcaGAACACTAGCTTAGCAactaaaatttggttttaaagtgGAACTTACCAGCAAAGGGTGTTGATAATTTATCTTAGACCagtgaatatataattttaaactacTACTATGTTGCACAGTACCAACCACACAGGGTTCACAAAGGAAACAGACAAGTCGGTATGGCATGCAAAAGTAGCTTGGATGTGTATCCGCTACGATAAAGACACCATGCTAAAGTGATCGACTTACCAGAAGACACATTAACCCTTTGGGTTATAGCAACTTCCCTGCTGAATTCAAGAGATGTCCAATGAATGGGTACAGATTTTGCTAGCCTAATCTCAACTTTGGTTGACAAAACATCATATCTGCACTTCTCAGGTATTATCTGTTCAAACAGAGGCAAACAccgcaaagaaaaaagaagcatCTAAGCAGGAGATACAATCAGATGGGAAAAGATTCAACAAGAATCTGTTTGTCAACATTGAACAGAAAAGCAATCcacacataaaatatatatattcaactaTTGCAGCATTAACTACAGAGTTTCTACTCTTGAGGCTTTTCCCCAAAAGAAAATGACATACTTATGTAGCATATTACTCTTAAAAGCCAGAAACTTGACAACATGAATTTCATGTGATACCTTTGCAAATAATCGAGGTTGGAAATGATATGCCTCCTTACCAGGAGCATTGATAGCAACACTTAGCTGCACAGCAACAAAGAAAGCATATCTTTAGCCTAAAACTAAACAGTACTTTGAACACGCAAGGGCAGGGAcacaaaaagtaaaacaaatacAGAGGAATCAATGAGCAACTTACTGTTTGTTCACCATAATCTACTTTAACACAATCATGCGGTATTCCTTTAGCAAATATTGTGACAACCACTTCCTCTGGTTTCTGGTAAAATTCATGCCTGcacaaatatttttaaccaaATCAACTACATATCATCAAATGCACAAAGCAGTGACATTAGAAAAGTGCATGCATAAGCACAAACCTGTACGCTGGTTTGGGAGGTGCAGCCTCAATCTCTAGATTAGGCTGATCCTTGTCCAGCTCAATTTCTTTTGCAGGTACATCATTTTTAGCCAATGCTTCTGGCATCTGCATTGATACATCACCAGTTTCTTCTGAATGAccacaaaaaaattcattagtAAGATAatggatatttttattaaggTAAAGAACATGTCTGATGCATGGGCAATTATTGTAGATAAATTTATCCCTTCCTAAAAACCCCTCTTCAAGGCAATACCTGCAATTCGCTCTTCACATTCTTTTATCAACTTGGAAAATCTTGACTCTGCAGGTGCCAAAGCAGCGCCAGTCTCCAGCGCAGACTTAGCAGTTTGATACTCTTCAAGCTTCATGCAGGCAGTGCTGCAGGCATAGATTTACACATCGTTATAAAGGGTTATGCATGATACATGAACATTAGTGTTAGGTAAGAAAAGgcaaatattaatttaactattttatctattatcaGTATTTTGTATTGATAATGTTCATCCCACTCTGAACCACTCGGGAATTCTTTTATGCTATATTTGGGAACATGAACTTGAAGATTTGGATTTCATTTTCTGTACAATTTGCAATAATTGAATGTACTCgtattgtataaattaattaaatccaatattattattattatatatttataaggtATGAAAACATGAATTTCAAGCTCAAGAACATCTTTAGACATTTCAAATTCACCACTAAAGTAAATAGGCATCCAAcaaaaacatgaaattgaaaaatattcaacaatgTTATATTTACATGTGTTttattacataattacattatttttcaaaaacaaaccTATTTATCAAATCCAAGTTCCCAAACACAACCTTAATAATTATATCAAAGGCGTGATAGAATCAGCTGATTTTAATGCAGGAATTAGCAGATTGTGCAAGGCCAAAAggagataaataaataaagcagtGAAATTATCAagctaaagaaaagaaaagtaggCATTTGGAAAATATACTAACGCTTTACGCAGATAAGCTTTAGACATGGAAGGATCCAACTCAATCGCTTTGTTCGCATCCGCCACAGCCTCTGCgccaacaaaattaaaaaaaaaaaaaaaagaagacaattaaatactcaaaagaaattatataaaagcaAGATGGAATGGGGAAAATAAGGGAAATACCAGTGAGATTATTGAGTTTGATGTTGGCTTGAGCACGGTCAGCATAGAGCTCGGCGTGTTTAGGATTAAGTTGGATGGCTTGAGAGTAGAGATGGAGCGCAAGCTCGAAGTGGTCATCGATGAAGGCTTCTTTGGCTTTGGTCTCAAGATCAGACGCCATTGCAGGGGATGCCAGAGAAGAGAGAACAAGAAACAGTACTCAAATTGATCTGAGGGAGAATGAGATTGACCCTGGCGACGACTTAATattatgatgatattttaatatatttttccttgGAAATTTAATGAAACCCATTTCCttttaaactatataaatagtttttaaaattgcctaatttttaaaaattatataataatcattaatattattaatttattatattttagctACTCAtccatttacaaaataatagcGTGACACGCTAATTCAAAGATTTCATAACTAATATAGTCCATGaattatagttaaaatattacatttgtatttttatcttttctaaaaataatttttataaaaatcataatttattttaaaaaataaaatatttatatcaagtaaatgaagaagaaaagggttattttctttttttatgtttttggaaaatcaaaataacctaattaaccacaaaaataaaagttgagcAATTAACTTCTCTTTTTCAAAGTAAATCATTAAAAGGGATTtgaattttgaacaaaaatctAACCCCTAACtggttgtttgtgttttaactTTTGAGAGGAGTTACCATTAATCATGAATTCATAGGTCGCATTTtattcttcttcatttcttgctttttatgtttttgtaaaaCTAAGGCGGTACATCTTCTCCCATCAAACTATTCCTGCGAAACCTAAGGTATGGATAACCTTAAGCCCCAAGGTACCCACAGCTTCGATTTTGATATTAAAACCCTGATTGATTCTCCTTTATTTATTGAATggtaaattattcatttatttggttaaacgtaatactaattcaattaaataattattactttCCTATTATTTGTCTTTCCATAATAGTTATTCTTTAGTCTTACCAAAGAATATCTATTCCATaacattgaataaaataataataatttccatattagtcctttaaaacttgaacttagaaaatataaaaataaaatatttaaaatattattaaattatatattttatttttattaaattatatttaataataattatattagaatatgattaaattatttattattttattaaattatttttaataataatcttattaaaatttaataataataacaataatcatctacctaaaaataattttgctAATAGTACTAtggtcattttagttttttctttatgctattacaacatcattccattcaaccaaacacaataatATTATTACGCTTCTATTCCattctattcaaccaaacagttctatttcattacaactctattccattacacttCTATTTCATTACAAAGAAACCAAACATAGCATAAGTGTTAATTATTTGCAATGTTAATAATCTCACATTACTAAcatataaagtataaataatataaatagaaatttctttataatttgtttCATAGACTTGGGTGCTTAGCTTGCTAGATAAGTGTACTTATCAATTCAACTTTATGTACACATGCAATGTCAAAAGATAGGTACTTAGATTTATATTCGGTGgtgtaaataatttttaaataataattattttttatttgcatataaacaaatttatttgaataattataaatttcaaaaaagacttttaatgaataaatatatctTTCCTGGAAAGTTGTAATGCTGTGGAAAAATGTAACTTGTGACAAAGTTACGTACTAAGTGACATATTCTTTGATGAAAAACATAATGTGTCTGTACCACCCGGTTACCTAAATTGACTCGAGATTTTAGAGAgttaggatttaattgaaaagaaTAGTAAATTGTTGGGTCTGATGggagaatagaaaattttattggtcaaaattcaaatagttgTACCACAACCCTAGTTCGGTTAGGATATGACTAGCTGGCTCCAAAGTGGGAGACATAATAATTAGGATCAAGTGGCGGCAATAGTCAGTGGAGATCGTGCCAAAGgagtatatatataggtatgtgCGGGAACAAAGTTCCTCTTAATTTTgtttctcaaaactttttatcTAAGCATCGTCTTCTTCAGTTGCcttaaagaagaagaggataTAGTTGAAAGAAGTTCTGCATGTTGCAACCATCGTGCGGATTTGAGTCTAGAAGTAGAAAGATTGAGAGCTGGTAAGTTTTTTTAACCCCCTGAACTTGTAGATTGAAGAAAATAAGTAGAGTAAGAAAACTCAAACTTTCTGGTAATTGTGAAATCTGGGTCTTAAGGGTTGAACACATTTAGATTAACTGATGCTTAGCTGCAAGGATGAATGAGGCATTGGTAATTGAAGAAGCTAAGTTAAGAAGGCAAGAAAGCAAGGTGAGTTTCTACACTCCAACTCAGAAACACCAAGTATGTTGGAAGTCTGCATGAGTTTATGAGCATCCGCCTTGTTAGTTCAGTATGCATGATCCATAATGTTCcattattaaatttcatgtacTGCATATGAACTTTGGTAAAGGGTCTCCGTCCGGATTAGATGAAGTTAAGAAGGAAAAAACAGGTGATTCTATTAGATACCGCCATACGGTGATACTATGTGCACTCGTGATGAGTGAAGCTCTGAGGCTGATAGACACTATGGTGTTCTAGCATCAAGGTATAGAATGACAAACGAAGGAACGGTTGGATTGCAATGGGAATAGTAAATCAATATCATGGCTAGGCCATGAGACCGATTGGAGGCTATACACctaaaatgagtaagaccatagctaaaaGATGCTATGACATCAGGACTAGAATGattaagaccatagctgaaagacgcTATGGCATCATGACATAAATGAGTAAGACTATAGCTAAAAGACACTATGGAATCATGGTAAAAAGGactaagaccatagctgggagACACTATGGCATCCTTTGATGATCCGTCAGGATGGTAAATACAGGTTaaattgtgtaagaccatagctaaaaGACATTATGACATCATAGATAGTCCAACGGAACATTAAACACGGAGTAGTCTGCTAGGGCATTAAATATGGGAATTAGGGTGTGCAAGGTCAAACTTCAGCAATGGCAATGTGTAAAGGTTTGTTAGGACAAGGTATTGGATCGTCGGTATGCCCCGTGGCACAGTAGAAAAATTATTCCAGTGATCGTCAACCACGGATCCATGTATGAGGAACGAATCGAGTTGAAATAGGGTTAATGATATACCTTTTAAAACTGAAAATGACAAATAATGTTGTTGGTTGAAATCCTTTACACGATGTCAATCCTAGCGACAACAAAGTGTCTTGGCCTCTACATAGTCCACCCAGCCAATCACGAACAGAAAActcttttgaactttttttagAGAGTATACAAACTTTTGGCTACTAGACCTAGTTTGATTTTCTTACTCACACCTTCATAATCTGATTCCTTTTAAttatatcatgtatattaaataCGGAATAATTCCCTTTTACTTTTTAGAGAAAATCGTGGaagatattgaaattatattctttccaaaagaatactAACTTCCACAAATATTAACTCTGGAAAGAAGTTGCGAATCATATCTCCCAGGTAACATTGTTCGCCAGGCGATACTGTTCTCTAAGCGATGTTATCCCATGGGTGATACTGTCCACCAGGCAAAACTATCCGCCATATAATACTCATCTTCCAATGATAAAAATCCACCATAGTTGTATGTAGGAAGGTATACACCCATTCTATTGGCATGAAGTCTATTTGCTTTAACCATaaggtgtgaccctgtaggttcttgtaatgtTGGtagtaatattataaaatttctaatgttacaagtaatgagtggcatctagcaatgcatcattgctacccaagttacaagaagtcgtgattcgacataaccattctatgataaaatttttcatgtaccatattcttttatcctttatatctaaactggacacaagtcatggtaTAGTCACATTTGTATAGtccaatatcatatttcttgatattctaAGTAGGTTATgttaaacaaataagtgtgatatctcatatcaacttatttgaacatggccatgcatttctagtcttacttcatcaagtggcctaagatattactccaattatgtaggagggataactcctatcttgatcaatcatatcctACTACATACAttatggtatatccaacattagtatttatagtacaacctgttATGGTAGAcgtttgactatatcaaaatatacaactcacaatgttgggataatgatgatctcaaatatgaggatcatatacataattATCACTATGAGGAAtagttgtgactattacataataatccaagaaacatactcattgTGGGTTAGTCCAATATATTGTTCTTTAACACATACTCGTGTATTCATTTTGACATCCTTATGTGAATGACAACACTTTGCCATTAATCAgctacacattagtctcaatgcattattattgttCAAGCCCATAATAATACTCGACTAAAGacctttttaagaataataatattattctcaagactttattattaatcagtttattttatatatacatagaaaaagaaactgaaataataatggcaatgccttatattaataacgAGGTAAAATGAGAATGTAATTACAACCATCTAATGATtagtctttgggcatactctaacacaaGGAACCTGCAAGCTATCTgaataaggaaaagaaattttagGTATAACTCAAGCAGAGAATAGCAGGGTTGATGGAGATGGTGTGCTTGAAAACTCAAGTATGAGTTCTTAGGTTCGGCTAATAAGTCAGGATTGATGATGACCTTGTAATGTTTGAGCGGAACTTAAAACTGAGGATCCACGAGTAAGAAGGGGCATCTAGCACCTGGTAAGTCTGCTAAAGACTATAGGGGTGGAATGTTGCCGAAAGGCAACAGAGAATATGGATATGTAAGAGATTAAGCGTTCCCATCAATCGATGGACAACTGGGAACGAGAAAAACAGTAGCCTGGACAAAATAGTTAAGTGTGAAGTCACCTTGATGATAGGAAAACCCCGTGGATGGTTTAACGATGTAGTCAAAATCGAGAATGTCAAATGAGAATCAAGCCTAAATATGGAGGGTTGTCACCGTAAAGTTCATACGTATGTCTCAGATAGAGGATAAGTCCACCAACAGTAAGCTACAGAAAGAGGGGAAGATTTTAGCCACTTCATTAGAATCTGCGAACATCCACGATGATCAAGGAGTTTAAATCCCTCCTTAAGACTTCGTTCTGGAAGTCCTGTATTTTGTTTTAGAATGTATTgcataatctcccactaagtttATTTGAACTTATAAGTTGTTCGCTTATTGCAGGATAAAACTTTAATACGAGAATCGAGTAAAGGCCCAAGTCAGACAACACCAGATCTGGGGACGTGTGAGTATCAATCTAGATTATAAAGGGGCTCCCTTATAAGCCATGCCTGAGGGAATTGACTTGGAAGGAGTCTTTATTAAACTCTGTTAGAGTTGTAAATACTATTAGATTAGGTGAATTAACAAATATGTAGAGACCCAATTCTTTAATGGCATGAATTATAGATGTCAtcttaaattgtaaaaattacatAGTCAACCCATTCGAGATAACAACTCTAAGTAATTTGTTATGATAATTTGGGTCGTTGTAATATCCAGTACCCAAGGCCTGTTGGTCAAGCCGGggaaggggtgttacaatgcctatatataaaactcaataattctattttcactattctagttttttttgttttgagacTTGTTGTATCgtaaaggaaaaattaaagccTTAAGGACAGTTAATCATGCTTTAGGTCTATTTCTTTGTTATATTACAATTTTTCTAACATTCTTAAGGCTTTAAATTTGTTTTCTCCTTCTACAATTATGAAGTCTAAATTAACTTTGAGTTTAAAAATCTATCAAGACATGATCAGGAAGGATAGGTTCAATGAAATCAACTACACAATATGGAAAGATAAAATGATGTTTATGTTGGCCGCAATGAAGATTTTTTACATCCTTATCTAAACCTGCAACAATTACCGAAAGCAACACCTATAGATTTTGAGGAGGTTAAAGAAGAAAACACCGAGAGGATGAGTGCATTTGTCATGGTTACATATTGAAATCTTTCATAAATAGTCTTTATCATCTACACAAAAACATAACTCCTCCAAAGGAAATTTGAACCacacttgtaacacccctaacccctcttCGTCATTAGATTAGGGTCATAGGCATTACTAACCAACCAGAACAttcaattcctttaaaatcgaAGGTGGAAGCtaactattaatattatatcataCAAGggcaatatatataatttaatagttatgtAATAGTGTCTTATTCGATCTAATCACGAATCATACTATATAATGCTAAACTTGGTCTTCCACTatctacactcttatcactatttgTCCTCTCTTGAAAGCTAGAAGTTGGATACATAacaagactattccaattattagcatcagaGTATTGGTCTATACTCTAACAATTACTACCTTCGATGATATTAGTAGAATGACCTGCTTCACCTAATTCAGGTTTGTTAATTCATTCCAATTCAGAGTAAAAGTTACTCTTACAACCCTATTACGAGTCTACAGGACCCtaaaaatagtctaaaaatAGGCAGGGACTAATTTGGAACAATTCTGAAAGTTTAAggccatttttaaaaataatttaaaacaggggacacacggccgtgtggccaggccatgtgaaaTGCCCCAGACCGTGTGACTCTCAAAGTTAGGACatacggccgtgtcccagcccttGTTtctgcccgtgtaactcactgacttgggtcacacggtcgtgtcccaagCCGTGTGTTAACCAGTGTAAAAACTACACTTATTCTATTTTTCAACATGCTCAGGGCACACGCCCGTATGTTTTGCCCGTATGTGTCACACAGCCTTGTGATAGACCGTGTCTCAGGTCATGTGCACCtaaatgtaccttaaaactcaagtttaccatttcctacttaCTTGGGCTCTAAGCAACTCAATTACCAAcaatttaacctattcaaaacacaattaaacatgctcaaaatatgctaaaaaaatcatcttaactgcctaaccaatataccttcattggtaccacattttatatctTCAAACTAATCAACAAGATATCAACCATTCAAAACTATCATTCATATCAACTTTACCAATACAGAACTAACTTTTAGCTACTTAGGCTATCAAGCTTTAAGCTAAAAGACATACCAACACATTATACTATGcaacataccaaaacacaacTTCAATCACCACCATATATACAAATGACCACCATTTcacttaaaaaccaaaatattatcaaatatcaACAACATCAAACAAAATacttcctaggtacatgccattataaaataaaacatcaccaCACTTTATATTAGGATTGAGGTTGGATGCTTAGTtaacaatattttgaaaagtacCTAACCTATGCATGGAAAACAAAATCGCATGCTGAgtataactcagtggtatttttataatccgaacaatttaaacttgatataaatagttaaaatataagaaatgtAACAAGTAATGCTATAAACAtatgtatcaaatcaataatgCAAATTTGCTCCTTCTTTATTAACATTGACATTTTATATAACATTTGATGATTCAACTCATGCAATGGCATGATTCatatctattttcaattcacaattttgTTTCAATATGCACATccaatttcattatttcataatCCTTTTCATATCTTGTTTCCATTTTCATCCATTGACATTTCAATATCGAGCACATcgattttatcatttatattttccCTATTAACATAACTCAGACTCGgacagatacacggatccaaccaacacaccagtttggcacccaatgcTTCATCGGATAATAACTGCGCCCAGCGCTATATAagttgacacctagtgtctcatcgg
The Gossypium raimondii isolate GPD5lz chromosome 8, ASM2569854v1, whole genome shotgun sequence DNA segment above includes these coding regions:
- the LOC105791147 gene encoding protein SGT1 homolog B yields the protein MASDLETKAKEAFIDDHFELALHLYSQAIQLNPKHAELYADRAQANIKLNNLTEAVADANKAIELDPSMSKAYLRKATACMKLEEYQTAKSALETGAALAPAESRFSKLIKECEERIAEETGDVSMQMPEALAKNDVPAKEIELDKDQPNLEIEAAPPKPAYRHEFYQKPEEVVVTIFAKGIPHDCVKVDYGEQTLSVAINAPGKEAYHFQPRLFAKIIPEKCRYDVLSTKVEIRLAKSVPIHWTSLEFSREVAITQRVNVSSVSASQRPSYPSSKPQRVDWDKIEAQVKKEEKDEKLDGDAALNKFFRDIYKDADEDTRRAMQKSFVESNGTVLSTNWKEVGAKKVEGSPPDGMEMKKWEY